The DNA region GCAGTTTCTCCATCTGCGTCTTTTTTACTATTACTCAGcgtattattcttattaactTTCAATGTTTCTAAaacatcataattaattttcaacgaTATTCTCTTCTCttgcaatattttttcaatagcttcGCCAGTAGTATTAGCTGGTACAGACTGTTTTTTTCTGTTTCCAGTTCTACGTTTTTTCTTTTCCGGCTTTCCTTCTTCTATAGCTTTTAGTCTTTTTTCCTCTTTTTCTTTTTGCAATTCCAAATATTCAGCGTTCACAGAATTCcccataacttttttcttcCCAGCTTCTGTTTCTGACAAAATATAACTATCCAACTCATCATCGTCCAATCCATTAAGATCTATCTCCCCAGTCCcat from Cotesia glomerata isolate CgM1 unplaced genomic scaffold, MPM_Cglom_v2.3 scaffold_3348, whole genome shotgun sequence includes:
- the LOC123274418 gene encoding transcription factor IIIB 90 kDa subunit-like; translated protein: LGPDIASMGLPSSFSDSRNAKEVNEKIDKFNNGTGEIDLNGLDDDELDSYILSETEAGKKKVMGNSVNAEYLELQKEKEEKRLKAIEEGKPEKKKRRTGNRKKQSVPANTTGEAIEKILQEKRISLKINYDVLETLKVNKNNTLSNSKKDADGETARNRLDSVSENEDTDKDVKSVVDTRTDGEHHEDADADADTGEQVEDEEETVGYDYDDEHLSARNILKQYSKEDDFDDYADDYEGEEY